In Canis lupus familiaris isolate Mischka breed German Shepherd chromosome 9, alternate assembly UU_Cfam_GSD_1.0, whole genome shotgun sequence, a single window of DNA contains:
- the TOR4A gene encoding torsin-4A, whose protein sequence is MDGGQPGLEPAAPGPSIPGPSVIAPLRAVVRLRRRVCLLRKRRLLPPGAGPALGPGAPRPGCSSGAPPADPDRPQFFTFDGPAELPSRTPRKRRRRSRVVLYPETSRKCRPHAERRSRAQRCLLLLVAIVGFQVLNAIENLDDNAQRYDLDGLEKALQRAVFGQPEAVARIVALLRDYLATHVHSRPLLLALHGPSGVGKSHVGRLLARHFRSVLEDGALVLQYHARHHCPEARAAQACREELAALVADVVARAEVEEKTPLVVLDEAELMPPALLDELHGFLQPQRAHPFHNAIYVLLSGVGGAEITRFVLQNAASAGPQRPDAHLEPALAAAVQTDEELRARLRVLLVREHPLWQAAAIVPFLLLDKQDVVSCFRDEMAGEGFFPEQARAELLAAQLSYYRVAGREFSVTGCKQVVARVNLL, encoded by the coding sequence ATGGACGGCGGCCAGCCCGGTCTGGagcccgcggccccggggcccagCATCCCCGGCCCGAGCGTGATCGCGCCCCTGCGCGCCGTGGTCCGCCTGCGCCGCCGCGTGTGCCTCCTGCGCAAGCGGCGCCTCCTGCCGCCGGGCGCCGGGCCTGCCTTGGGGCCCGGGGCGCCCAGACCCGGCTGCAGCTCAGGGGCGCCGCCCGCCGACCCGGACCGGCCACAGTTCTTCACCTTTGACGGCCCGGCCGAGCTGCCGTCCCGGACGCCGCGCAAGAGGCGCCGGCGCAGCCGCGTGGTGCTCTATCCCGAGACCTCGCGCAAGTGCCGGCCCCACGCCGAGCGCCGCAGCCGCGCGCAGCGCTGCCTGCTGCTGCTTGTGGCCATCGTGGGCTTCCAGGTGCTCAACGCCATCGAGAACCTGGACGACAACGCGCAGCGCTACGACCTGGATGGGCTGGAGAAGGCGCTGCAGCGCGCCGTGTTCGGTCAGCCTGAGGCCGTGGCTCGCATAGTGGCGCTGCTGCGGGACTACCTGGCCACGCACGTGCACAGCCGCCCGCTGCTCCTGGCGCTGCACGGGCCCAGCGGCGTGGGCAAGAGCCATGTGGGCCGCCTGCTGGCGCGCCACTTCCGCTCGGTGCTGGAGGACGGCGCCCTTGTGCTGCAGTACCACGCACGGCACCACTGCCCCGAGGCACGGGCGGCGCAAGCCTGCCGGGAGGAGCTGGCTGCGCTGGTGGCCGACGTGGTGGCGCGGGCCGAGGTGGAGGAGAAGACCCCGCTCGTGGTACTGGACGAGGCGGAGCTCATGCCCCCCGCGCTGCTGGACGAGTTGCACGGCTTCCTGCAGCCGCAGCGCGCCCACCCCTTCCACAACGCCATCTATGTGCTCCTCAGCGGCGTGGGCGGCGCAGAGATCACGCGCTTCGTGCTGCAGAACGCAGCCAGCGCGGGGCCCCAGCGCCCTGATGCCCACCTTGAGCCGGCTCTGGCAGCCGCTGTGCAGACCGACGAGGAGCTGCGCGCGCGTCTGAGGGTGCTCCTGGTCCGCGAGCACCCGCTGTGGCAGGCCGCGGCCATCGTGCCCTTCCTGCTGCTGGACAAGCAGGACGTGGTCAGCTGCTTCCGGGATGAGATGGCCGGGGAGGGCTTTTTCCCGGAGCAGGCCCGTGCTGAGCTCCTGGCGGCGCAGCTCAGCTACTACCGGGTGGCCGGCCGGGAGTTCTCTGTCACTGGCTGCAAGCAGGTGGTGGCCCGGGTGAACCTCTTGTAG